The DNA region CGATGAAGAGAGTGTAAAAGTGAAGGTTTTCACCTCCCTTGAACTCGGACCGGTTGTACCTACATTTGCGCCGTTATACATCTTTACAGATCCCAACGCTGTTGAAAGGTCTGCGAGTATCGGGATGCCGTTCCCTCCGGCAGCTGCGACACAATAAACAGATGAATTTGATTGCACCTCCGAATAAGAATCGAACGAGACGATATAATTACCTGCAGGCAATGCTGATGAGGTAGCCTGATATACTATACCGTTTACCACCGGGGTATTATTCCATGTTTCCCAGTTAATGGTACCACCGCCATCAGAACTATAGCCACCATTAGTACCGCCATCTTTATTTTTGGCTGCCGCGTTGGTTATCCACGGCGCGGCAAGTGTTCCCCAACGACCATCAAAGGTGTTCCTTTGAAAAGGGCCTGTATTTGAGAGGTAAATACTTGTCACATCAGCCTTAACGCTATGATCCTGGTAATCTGTATAAAATGTATCAATAGCGGTTTTGTTGGGTTTAAACGCGGTACGATAAGTGATCACGCTACCTGCTTTAAATTTAGGCAGTGATGTGCTTAACCCGGTTGGTGATGAAATAATCAACGTATCATGCTGCTTATTGGAAGCATCGGTAAATTTAATCCGCATAGAGAGCAAACCATCATCGGCATTCACATCAGCCCAGTTGATTAAGGCCGAGCCATCTGTTTGCAGCTCTGCTTTGGCTATACCGCGGTTACTAAGCGAACTTTGGTATAAACTGCCATATACGTTGCCTGCCAGTGTAACCGGGATAGATACATGCCCCCCATTGTCATAAGTACGGATTTCGAAAGTCATGATCCCTTCTGGTAAATTAGGTATCAACAATTTTGCCGTATCAACTCCTGAAGTACGGGTTACCGGAGTTTCTATTGAATCTTGTTTACTGTTCCAATATACCCGGTATTTTATAATTTTAGGATCGGATGTAAAAAGCCCGGTTAACAGTACGCGGTTCCGGCCCGAAAACACCTGTACCGAATCCAGCTTTCCCGGATATATAATTGGCCCGTTCGGCTCATATTTCTTTTTGTAATCATCCATTTTAGTACAGGCACTTACAACGAAAGTTACCAGTACCAACAGATAGTATGATGTTATTTTATATAGTTTCATGATTGAAATTAAATTGATAAATAAGTAAGCCTTATTATTTTCCAAACAGCGTAAACTCACTGATACTCATAAAGTACGATCCTGTCCAGTTACGCAGGCTCCTGATCCTGAGATACCTATAACCACTTAAACCGGCCGGAAAATCAAAGCCCCATCCGTCATGAGCGTATTTGTAATCAGCAGCTGTTTCCGTACCCGATGGAGAACCGGATGGCTTCACTATATTACAGGTTACTAATTTTGTCCATGATGCATCCAGCGCGCCATTCACGTTTGGTGCGTTTGACCCCCATATTTCAAAATCACGCAGGTTACCCCTTACATAGTACACGTTACCTATCTCGATAAAAGGATTAAGGATAAAACGGCTGAATACACGCTGCTTGCCAAGGTCGATAGTTACCATTTGCGGACTGCCGGCGCTCTCAACCGTAAAGAGGCAATTTGGCCAGCCACCTGTAAAGTTCCCGTCAAAAATCTTGGTTACGTCAGTATACGAATACAAATTGGTAGCATCACCCGGCAACTTATAAACCGACCAATCCGATTTTGCAAATTGCTCTTCGTAAAATGGTGTAAATTTCAAAAACAAAGTGTCGGATTTATTCAAAAACCTGTCCCGCACAAAAAACGCGTATTTACGTTCAATAGCCGGCTGGCCTCTTACTGCTGCCTTTATTAAAACGCTGTTGCTGTATATATTATCCATTCCTTTTGGCTGCACATATTGGCCATTATTGGCGGTATCAACCATTGGTACAATAGCAAGGTTATCTTTAGCTGCGTTATCACAAGTGACATTAAAACCGCCGAAAGTAGGTGTTACTTTTAGCGACCGGAAAGCAAGTAAAAAAGGAGGTGTTAAAGGGTTTACTGTGACTGAAACCGGTGCCGAAGCTTTTTCGCTGGAATTAACCGCATATAGTTTTACTACATGCGCCAGCGTATCTCCAAAGCCATCCACAGTTAAATTGTTGGTGTAATGCGATGCTATTACTTCGCGGGTTTTGCCAGGCGAAGTTTCGTAAACAGCCTTTACATAAAAAAGATCGTTATCGCCTGGTAAAGAATAGGTTAAAGTAGCCTGACCATTGAGGTTTTGTACCTGTACGTTGCTTACAGTCCCCGGGCCATTGTTATTGGTTATAGTAGGTTTATTGAGTGATTCCTGCTTACAGCCTGCTATTACTATCATTAATAGTAAAATGCAGAAAGCAGCTTGTAATTTCCGTGTTTCCATGTTAATGCTTTTAATGTTAAACATATTATTGCTATGCATTTACCAGTTGGGGTTTTGCACCAGGTTTTGGTTAACCAGGAGGTCGTTTTCCTGTATAGGCCATAAATAATCGCGTGGGATCACAAAATGCCGCGAATAAATGGTGCGTTCGCGATAATATAATTCAGGCGAGTTTTCGCTGATTGACCAACCCGTTACGTTTCCGTTAAGCTCAACTCCTGCGGTTTTCCAGCGCAGCAGATCCCAGAAACGGTGTCCTTCAAAGCAAAGCTCAAGGCTGCGTTCGCGCTGAATGATTGAACGCATACCATCTTTAGTGGTATATTTAGTTGGGTTGATACTGTAATTTGACCACGACTCCTGAACAGTAGGCAAACCAGCCCTTGCCCTTATACGGTTTACGTAGGTATACACATCGGCTACAGGTCCCTGTGCTTCATTTAATGCTTCCGCATAAAGTAAATAAAGATCAGATAAACGCATTTCGGGCCACGGATAGTTGATATAGGTAACAGTTGCCCATTCATAATGCCAGTTCAGTGCTTTTTTCATATAAAAGCCGGCAATTGGTATTGGTGACGATTGACCTACTTCGGCGCCGCGGGATTTCATCCACCAGGTATCTTCGTCGGTTTTGGTTGGGCTGTTGGCCATATACCACACACCGCGATCAAATCCAAGGTCGGCATAATAACGCGGTTCTCTGTCAAAATTGAGCCTCGCAGTTGTTTCTCCTTCTTTGATATTAAAACGTTCATCGTGCGTACCCACCCTCAACTGCGATATATCACTAAAATCAAGCGTTTTATCTTCGTTAATAGGTACGCCGTTTTTAGTGTAGAACATCTTAGCCATTTTTATGGTAGGACCAAGCAACGGGCGGTTTGCTGATTTTGCGGCGTCGGCATTATTAAAATCATACTGCCCCGCGCACATCGACTGGAAAAAAGAATTGTAATTGATATTATTATTAGCGGTTAAACCCCATATCAGCTCATCAT from Mucilaginibacter sp. SJ includes:
- a CDS encoding DUF4998 domain-containing protein yields the protein MKLYKITSYYLLVLVTFVVSACTKMDDYKKKYEPNGPIIYPGKLDSVQVFSGRNRVLLTGLFTSDPKIIKYRVYWNSKQDSIETPVTRTSGVDTAKLLIPNLPEGIMTFEIRTYDNGGHVSIPVTLAGNVYGSLYQSSLSNRGIAKAELQTDGSALINWADVNADDGLLSMRIKFTDASNKQHDTLIISSPTGLSTSLPKFKAGSVITYRTAFKPNKTAIDTFYTDYQDHSVKADVTSIYLSNTGPFQRNTFDGRWGTLAAPWITNAAAKNKDGGTNGGYSSDGGGTINWETWNNTPVVNGIVYQATSSALPAGNYIVSFDSYSEVQSNSSVYCVAAAGGNGIPILADLSTALGSVKMYNGANVGTTGPSSREVKTFTFTLSSSQVVSIGFLGNLVGNGNPGNYFTVFNIKLFKN
- a CDS encoding DUF5000 domain-containing lipoprotein, which gives rise to METRKLQAAFCILLLMIVIAGCKQESLNKPTITNNNGPGTVSNVQVQNLNGQATLTYSLPGDNDLFYVKAVYETSPGKTREVIASHYTNNLTVDGFGDTLAHVVKLYAVNSSEKASAPVSVTVNPLTPPFLLAFRSLKVTPTFGGFNVTCDNAAKDNLAIVPMVDTANNGQYVQPKGMDNIYSNSVLIKAAVRGQPAIERKYAFFVRDRFLNKSDTLFLKFTPFYEEQFAKSDWSVYKLPGDATNLYSYTDVTKIFDGNFTGGWPNCLFTVESAGSPQMVTIDLGKQRVFSRFILNPFIEIGNVYYVRGNLRDFEIWGSNAPNVNGALDASWTKLVTCNIVKPSGSPSGTETAADYKYAHDGWGFDFPAGLSGYRYLRIRSLRNWTGSYFMSISEFTLFGK